A single window of Streptomyces griseoviridis DNA harbors:
- a CDS encoding SulP family inorganic anion transporter: MSFPALSPVARLRGSAPDWLRDPAVWRTEVLAGLVVALALIPEAISFSVIAGVDPAIGLFASFTMAVTIAIVGGRRAMISAATGAVALVIAPVNREHGFGYLVATVILAGVLQIVLGALGVARLMRFVPRAVMVGFVNSLAILIFMAQLPELTHVPWPVYPLLAAGLALMVFFPRLTSVVPAPLVSIVVLTVVTLAAGIAVPTVGDKGDLPSALPTPGLPDVPFTLDTLTTIAPYALAMALVGLMESLMTAQLVDDLTDTRSSKTRESVGQGVANIVTGFFGGMGGCAMIGQTMINVKVSGARTRLSTFLAGAFLMVLCVVFGPVVSDIPMAALVAVMVMVSFATFDWHSIAPRTLRRLPAGEIAVMAVTVVCVVATHNLAVGVVVGSLTAMAVFARRVATVARVTSVVDPDGGTVVYRVVGELFFASANDLAARFDYAGDPDRVVVDLSAAHVWDASSVAALDAVGERYARRGKSVEITGLNEASARLHERLSDAVPARR, translated from the coding sequence TTGTCCTTCCCCGCTCTCTCCCCCGTCGCCCGGCTGCGCGGGTCGGCCCCCGACTGGCTGCGTGATCCGGCCGTCTGGCGCACCGAGGTGCTGGCCGGTCTGGTGGTCGCGCTCGCGCTGATCCCGGAGGCGATCTCGTTCTCCGTCATCGCCGGCGTCGACCCCGCGATCGGCCTGTTCGCCTCCTTCACCATGGCCGTCACCATCGCGATCGTCGGCGGACGCCGGGCGATGATCTCCGCCGCCACCGGCGCCGTCGCCCTGGTGATCGCGCCCGTGAACCGGGAGCACGGCTTCGGGTACCTGGTCGCGACCGTGATCCTGGCCGGTGTCCTGCAGATCGTCCTGGGCGCGCTGGGCGTGGCGAGGCTGATGCGGTTCGTGCCGCGCGCGGTGATGGTCGGCTTCGTCAACTCCCTGGCCATCCTCATCTTCATGGCGCAGCTGCCCGAGCTGACCCATGTCCCGTGGCCGGTCTACCCGTTGCTCGCGGCCGGTCTCGCGCTGATGGTGTTCTTCCCGAGGCTCACCTCGGTGGTGCCCGCGCCGCTGGTGTCGATCGTGGTGCTCACCGTCGTCACGCTGGCGGCCGGGATCGCCGTGCCGACCGTCGGTGACAAGGGCGACCTGCCGTCCGCGCTGCCGACGCCCGGTCTGCCGGACGTGCCGTTCACCCTGGACACCCTGACCACGATCGCCCCGTACGCGCTGGCGATGGCGCTGGTCGGGCTGATGGAGTCGCTGATGACGGCGCAGCTGGTCGACGACCTCACCGACACCCGGTCGTCGAAGACCAGGGAGTCCGTCGGGCAGGGCGTCGCCAACATCGTCACCGGGTTCTTCGGCGGGATGGGCGGCTGCGCCATGATCGGCCAGACGATGATCAACGTGAAGGTGTCGGGCGCCCGCACCCGGCTGTCGACGTTCCTGGCGGGGGCGTTCCTGATGGTGCTGTGCGTGGTCTTCGGGCCGGTCGTCTCGGACATCCCGATGGCGGCGCTGGTCGCGGTGATGGTGATGGTGTCGTTCGCGACGTTCGACTGGCACTCGATCGCGCCGAGGACGCTGCGGCGCCTGCCCGCGGGGGAGATCGCCGTCATGGCCGTGACGGTGGTGTGCGTGGTCGCCACCCACAACCTGGCCGTCGGTGTCGTCGTCGGCTCGCTCACCGCCATGGCCGTCTTCGCCCGCCGGGTCGCCACGGTCGCCCGGGTCACCTCCGTCGTCGACCCGGACGGCGGCACGGTCGTCTACCGGGTGGTCGGCGAGCTTTTCTTCGCCTCCGCGAACGATCTGGCCGCCCGGTTCGACTACGCGGGCGACCCGGACCGGGTCGTCGTCGACCTATCCGCCGCCCATGTCTGGGACGCCTCGTCCGTGGCCGCCCTCGACGCGGTGGGGGAGCGGTACGCGCGGCGCGGCAAGAGCGTCGAGATCACCGGTCTGAACGAGGCGAGCGCCCGGCTGCACGAGCGGCTGAGCGACGCGGTGCCTGCCCGTCGGTGA
- a CDS encoding iron-siderophore ABC transporter substrate-binding protein — MSVQPSRWSRRLPAAVAAASLLVLTACGASDNDAAAPEKSAAGGAFPVTVKSALGSATVTSAPQRIVTLGQGSAETAIALGTTPVGVEEYAWGSDKTGYLPWVHEAVKKAGDPLPTQFTGGEELDIEAITELAPDLILAPWSGITQKQYDVLKDIAPTVAYPDKAWSTDWDEQIGIIATALGSPSKGDDLVRTIKKQLADAAVTRPGYKDVTFSYIYNTGPGTLGVFNGSEQRVEMVSSLGLKVDPVWKTFKETEGTDSSLIGLENADKLAGSDLLFTFYSDDANRREIEAQPLYAAMPAVKKGALVHGEDNSFVTASSMLNPLTVPWTIERYLPLIDAAVEKAGK; from the coding sequence ATGTCTGTACAGCCGAGCCGCTGGTCCCGTCGTCTGCCGGCCGCCGTGGCCGCCGCGTCGCTGCTGGTCCTCACCGCGTGCGGTGCCTCCGACAACGACGCCGCCGCCCCGGAGAAGAGCGCCGCGGGCGGCGCCTTCCCGGTGACCGTCAAGAGCGCCCTGGGCAGCGCCACCGTCACGAGCGCGCCGCAGCGGATCGTCACCCTCGGCCAGGGCTCCGCCGAGACCGCCATCGCCCTGGGCACCACACCCGTCGGCGTCGAGGAGTACGCCTGGGGCAGCGACAAGACCGGCTACCTGCCCTGGGTGCACGAGGCCGTGAAGAAGGCGGGCGACCCGCTCCCCACCCAGTTCACCGGCGGCGAGGAACTCGACATCGAGGCCATCACCGAGCTGGCCCCCGACCTGATCCTGGCGCCCTGGTCCGGCATCACGCAGAAGCAGTACGACGTCCTCAAGGACATCGCCCCGACCGTCGCCTACCCCGACAAGGCGTGGAGCACCGACTGGGACGAGCAGATCGGCATCATCGCGACGGCCCTCGGCTCGCCCTCGAAGGGCGACGACCTCGTCAGGACCATCAAGAAGCAGCTCGCCGACGCCGCCGTCACCCGCCCCGGGTACAAGGACGTCACGTTCTCCTACATCTACAACACGGGCCCCGGCACCCTCGGCGTCTTCAACGGCAGCGAGCAGCGCGTCGAGATGGTCTCCTCGCTCGGCCTGAAGGTCGACCCGGTGTGGAAGACGTTCAAGGAGACGGAGGGCACCGACTCCTCCCTCATCGGCCTGGAGAACGCCGACAAGCTCGCCGGCAGCGACCTGCTGTTCACGTTCTACTCGGACGACGCCAACCGGCGCGAGATAGAGGCCCAGCCGCTGTACGCGGCGATGCCCGCGGTCAAGAAGGGCGCCCTCGTCCACGGCGAGGACAACTCGTTCGTGACGGCGTCCTCGATGCTCAACCCGCTGACCGTGCCGTGGACCATCGAGCGGTACCTGCCGCTCATCGACGCGGCCGTCGAGAAGGCCGGCAAGTAG
- a CDS encoding GDP-mannose 4,6-dehydratase yields the protein MSKRALITGITGQDGSYLAEHLLGLGYQVWGLCRGQANPRKDRIAKLIPELSFVDGDLMDQGSLVSAVDLVQPDEVYNLGAISFVPMSWQQPELVTEVNGTGVLRMLEAVRIVSGLSKTTGSTGGGQIRVYQASSSEMFGMVAETPQRETTFLHPRSPYGVAKTFGHYITRNYRESYGMYGVSGILFNHESPRRGAEFVTRKISLAVAQIKLGMMDKLSLGNLDAERDWGFAGDYVRAMHLMLQQEQPGDYVVGTGAMHSVRDAARIAFEHVGLDWEEHVVVDPNLVRPAEVETLCADASAARRELGWEPEVDFEQLMRMMVESDLRQASRERDYSRLLSTVAW from the coding sequence ATGTCCAAGCGTGCACTAATCACCGGAATCACCGGCCAGGACGGCTCGTACCTGGCCGAACACCTCCTCGGCCTGGGCTACCAGGTCTGGGGCCTGTGCCGGGGCCAGGCCAACCCCCGCAAGGACCGGATCGCCAAACTGATCCCCGAACTGTCCTTCGTGGACGGCGACTTGATGGACCAGGGCAGCCTGGTCTCGGCCGTCGACCTGGTCCAGCCCGACGAGGTCTACAACCTCGGCGCCATCTCGTTCGTGCCGATGTCCTGGCAGCAGCCCGAACTGGTCACCGAGGTCAACGGCACCGGCGTGCTCCGCATGCTGGAGGCCGTGCGCATCGTCTCCGGCCTCAGCAAGACCACCGGCTCCACCGGCGGCGGCCAGATACGCGTCTACCAGGCCTCCTCCTCCGAGATGTTCGGGATGGTCGCCGAGACCCCGCAGCGCGAGACCACGTTCCTGCACCCGCGCAGCCCCTACGGCGTGGCCAAGACCTTCGGCCACTACATCACCCGCAACTACCGTGAGTCCTACGGGATGTACGGCGTCTCCGGCATCCTCTTCAACCACGAGTCACCGCGCCGCGGCGCCGAGTTCGTGACCCGCAAGATCTCCCTCGCGGTCGCGCAGATCAAGCTCGGCATGATGGACAAGCTCAGCCTCGGCAACCTCGACGCCGAACGCGACTGGGGCTTCGCCGGCGACTACGTGCGCGCCATGCACCTGATGCTCCAGCAGGAGCAGCCCGGCGACTACGTGGTGGGCACCGGCGCCATGCACAGCGTCAGGGACGCGGCCCGCATCGCGTTCGAGCACGTCGGCCTCGACTGGGAGGAACACGTCGTCGTCGACCCCAACCTGGTCCGCCCCGCCGAGGTCGAGACGCTGTGCGCCGACGCCTCCGCGGCCCGCCGCGAACTCGGCTGGGAACCCGAGGTCGACTTCGAGCAACTCATGCGCATGATGGTCGAGTCGGACCTGCGCCAGGCCTCCCGCGAACGCGACTACAGCCGCCTGCTGTCCACCGTCGCCTGGTAG
- a CDS encoding MerR family transcriptional regulator translates to MQIGEVAARTELSLRTIRHYEEAGLVVPSARSQGGFRLYTEADVARLMIIRRMKPLGFTLDEMRSLLETTDRLDAGGTTPGEQAELVARLRDFEAAAKQRVADLRVRLARAEEFAARLSARLPGPADEDPRDG, encoded by the coding sequence ATGCAGATCGGCGAGGTCGCCGCGCGGACCGAGCTGTCCCTGCGGACCATCCGGCACTACGAGGAGGCCGGCCTGGTGGTCCCCTCCGCGCGCTCGCAGGGCGGCTTCCGCCTCTACACCGAGGCCGACGTGGCCCGCCTGATGATCATCCGCAGGATGAAGCCGCTGGGGTTCACACTGGACGAGATGCGCTCCCTGCTGGAGACCACCGACCGGCTCGACGCGGGCGGTACCACACCCGGGGAACAGGCCGAACTCGTCGCGCGGCTGCGGGACTTCGAGGCCGCCGCCAAGCAGCGGGTGGCTGACCTGCGGGTGCGACTGGCGCGGGCCGAGGAGTTCGCGGCCCGACTGAGCGCACGCCTCCCCGGCCCGGCCGACGAAGATCCCAGGGACGGCTAG
- a CDS encoding FecCD family ABC transporter permease → MTTTDTAPVPRTAPGGRAPRRVRRWPLAALLPAALAALAAVCFASVMYGSKSLSATEVWDALGGHGDAYAVTVVESRYPRTVLGLLAGAALAVAGILMQAVARNPLAEPGLLGINTGAAAAVVTGTALGLAGDQGAVLLWALPGAVLTGLAVHVIGTAGGTASPVRLVLAGAVLSAVLTAYIQALTLSRPQVFDSYRYWVVGALGGHSMASALTVLPLVLGGLLIALALGRGLNALALGDDSAAGLGARPGRVKAVGLLTATVLSAAATAAVGPIAFVGLAVPHLVRAVAGVDRRAQTVLAVLVGPTLLLAADVAGRLLLRPQELMVGVVTAFVGAPALLLAVRTMKAAS, encoded by the coding sequence ATGACCACCACCGACACCGCGCCCGTCCCCCGCACCGCGCCCGGGGGACGGGCGCCCCGGCGGGTGCGCCGGTGGCCGCTGGCGGCGCTGCTGCCCGCGGCCCTGGCGGCGCTCGCGGCGGTCTGCTTCGCCAGCGTCATGTACGGCAGCAAATCCCTGTCCGCGACGGAGGTGTGGGACGCGCTGGGCGGCCACGGCGACGCCTACGCGGTCACCGTCGTCGAGAGCCGCTACCCGCGCACCGTCCTCGGGCTGCTCGCGGGCGCCGCGCTGGCCGTCGCGGGCATTCTCATGCAGGCCGTCGCCCGCAACCCGCTCGCCGAACCCGGCCTGCTCGGCATCAACACCGGGGCGGCGGCAGCCGTCGTCACCGGCACCGCCCTCGGCCTCGCGGGCGACCAGGGCGCCGTCCTGCTGTGGGCGCTGCCCGGCGCGGTGCTGACCGGCCTCGCCGTCCATGTGATCGGCACCGCGGGCGGCACCGCGAGCCCGGTGCGGCTGGTGCTCGCGGGCGCCGTCCTGAGTGCCGTCCTCACCGCGTACATCCAGGCGCTGACCCTCAGCAGGCCGCAGGTCTTCGACAGTTACCGCTACTGGGTGGTGGGCGCACTCGGCGGGCACTCCATGGCCTCGGCGCTGACCGTGCTGCCGCTGGTGCTCGGCGGGCTGCTGATCGCGCTCGCGCTCGGGCGCGGCCTCAACGCCCTCGCCCTGGGCGACGATTCGGCCGCGGGGCTCGGCGCGCGCCCTGGACGGGTCAAGGCCGTCGGGCTCCTCACGGCGACCGTGCTCAGCGCCGCCGCGACCGCCGCCGTCGGCCCGATCGCCTTCGTGGGCCTGGCCGTTCCGCACCTCGTGCGGGCCGTGGCGGGCGTCGACCGGCGGGCCCAGACGGTGCTCGCCGTCCTCGTCGGACCGACCCTGCTGCTCGCCGCCGATGTCGCGGGACGGCTGCTGCTGCGCCCGCAGGAGCTGATGGTCGGGGTCGTGACGGCCTTCGTCGGCGCCCCCGCCCTGCTGCTCGCCGTCCGCACCATGAAGGCCGCCTCATGA
- a CDS encoding FecCD family ABC transporter permease, which yields MTTTHRAAPRTRVVRIGSAVTLLTRPRVLWTGAALGLLTLAVCVATLTTGRLGIALADLPDALSGGATGVDAFVLDRLRGPRLTVAVAAGAALGVSGALFQSVTRNPLGSPDVIGVGPGAGAGAALVALFLPAGVPVVLGALAGACAAVLLVYVSTGTGFRNPGRLVVAGIAVAAMATALTQYVVYAVERDQATVLSAYLNGSLTARSWDDALVIWLVLLVTAPAAVLLARPLALSEMGDTAAEALGVSPRRTRGRAVLLSVVLSAGAVAAAGPVAFIALTAPQIARRLTGATGPHLALSALTGALLLPLADLAAQRSPYLSDLPVGIWTLGIGGLYLGSLLVREWRKGAL from the coding sequence ATGACGACCACGCACCGCGCCGCACCCCGCACCCGGGTCGTCAGGATCGGCTCCGCGGTCACCCTGCTGACCCGCCCCCGGGTGCTGTGGACCGGCGCCGCCCTCGGCCTGCTGACGCTCGCCGTCTGCGTCGCCACCCTCACCACCGGACGGCTCGGCATCGCCCTGGCCGACCTGCCTGACGCGCTGTCGGGCGGCGCCACCGGGGTGGACGCGTTCGTCCTCGACCGGCTGCGCGGGCCGCGCCTGACGGTCGCGGTCGCCGCCGGGGCCGCGCTCGGCGTGTCGGGCGCCCTCTTCCAGAGCGTGACCCGCAACCCCCTCGGCAGCCCGGACGTGATCGGGGTGGGCCCCGGCGCGGGCGCGGGCGCCGCGCTCGTCGCGCTGTTCCTGCCGGCCGGCGTCCCCGTGGTCCTGGGCGCGCTGGCCGGCGCCTGCGCGGCCGTCCTGCTGGTGTACGTCTCGACCGGCACCGGGTTCCGCAACCCGGGACGCCTGGTGGTCGCGGGCATCGCGGTCGCGGCCATGGCCACCGCGCTCACCCAGTACGTCGTCTACGCCGTCGAACGCGACCAGGCGACCGTCCTCAGCGCCTACCTCAACGGCAGCCTCACCGCGCGCTCCTGGGACGACGCGCTGGTGATCTGGCTGGTGCTCCTCGTGACCGCCCCGGCCGCCGTGCTGCTGGCCAGGCCGCTGGCCCTGAGCGAGATGGGCGACACGGCGGCGGAGGCCCTCGGGGTCAGCCCGCGCCGGACAAGGGGCCGGGCGGTCCTGCTCTCCGTGGTCCTCTCGGCGGGCGCGGTCGCCGCCGCGGGCCCGGTCGCGTTCATCGCCCTGACGGCGCCGCAGATCGCCCGCCGTCTGACCGGCGCCACCGGCCCGCACCTGGCGCTGTCCGCGCTCACCGGCGCCCTGCTGCTGCCCCTCGCCGACCTGGCCGCGCAGCGCTCCCCCTACCTGTCCGACCTGCCCGTGGGCATCTGGACCCTGGGCATCGGCGGCCTCTACCTGGGGAGTCTGCTGGTGCGCGAGTGGCGCAAGGGGGCCCTGTGA